In Carnobacterium sp. CP1, the following are encoded in one genomic region:
- a CDS encoding ROK family protein, producing the protein MTQYLGMDIGGTEIKYGLINHDGEINETQRKKTPMDSLDHFIEEIGDIYDAFADEIEGMAISMPGIIHSKTGYAVHGGTLEYIKNMNMVELLESRCPTTIHIENDGKAAALGELWKGYFQGIQNGVILVLGTGIGGGILINGQVLKGTHHSAGEFSFIKTNVDKSDDQDYMFGFQNGLRKLFKTVSKRKDTLLEEIDGHLVFQLAEEGDPVILECLNAYCRTLAVQIFNFQTILDPEKILISGGISKAPLLIELIKKNVAEVFQEKNTELFYAPIIEKSKNGNRANIIGALYNYKLNEGLSF; encoded by the coding sequence ATGACTCAGTATTTAGGAATGGATATTGGCGGAACGGAAATTAAGTATGGTCTTATCAATCATGACGGAGAAATCAATGAAACTCAAAGAAAAAAAACGCCCATGGATTCATTAGACCATTTTATTGAAGAAATTGGAGACATTTACGATGCTTTTGCGGATGAAATCGAAGGAATGGCCATTAGCATGCCAGGGATCATTCATTCAAAAACGGGCTATGCTGTTCATGGCGGAACATTGGAATACATTAAAAATATGAATATGGTGGAATTACTCGAAAGTCGGTGTCCAACCACTATTCATATAGAAAATGATGGCAAAGCAGCGGCTTTAGGGGAGTTATGGAAAGGCTATTTTCAAGGGATTCAAAATGGTGTGATCTTAGTTTTAGGAACAGGCATTGGAGGCGGAATCTTGATCAACGGGCAAGTGTTGAAAGGAACCCATCACTCAGCTGGAGAATTTTCTTTTATAAAAACCAATGTGGATAAAAGCGATGATCAAGATTACATGTTTGGTTTTCAAAATGGGTTAAGAAAATTATTTAAAACTGTTTCAAAACGAAAAGATACTCTGCTAGAAGAAATCGATGGCCATTTAGTCTTTCAACTTGCTGAAGAAGGCGATCCCGTTATTTTAGAATGCTTAAATGCCTATTGCCGAACGTTAGCAGTACAAATTTTTAATTTTCAGACCATCTTAGATCCTGAAAAAATATTGATCAGCGGTGGAATCAGTAAAGCACCGTTACTGATCGAGTTGATCAAAAAAAATGTTGCCGAAGTTTTTCAAGAAAAAAACACAGAATTATTTTATGCACCAATTATTGAAAAAAGTAAAAACGGCAACAGAGCCAACATTATTGGAGCTTTGTACAATTACAAATTAAATGAAGGACTTTCTTTTTGA